The following proteins come from a genomic window of Geothrix edaphica:
- a CDS encoding nitrilase-related carbon-nitrogen hydrolase — protein MTTLRVALIQQDTVWQDPAANLARARGFVEAAARAGARVAVFPELFTLGFTMAPEPFAEPLPGPTTEAVAALSREFGLYLVGSVVEAHVPHPRNAAFVTAPDGSLIAAYRKIHPFSYGEEHEHYSGGEDCPLFALDGIPCGLQICYDLRFPEPFRALAAKGAEVVFIPANWPLRRIAAWSTLLAARAIENQMAVCGVNRVGRDGAGLDYPGASALHDAFGEVIVKGDATEGLVIGDIDLTALRAWRERFPALKDRRPEIYSALKSKISHR, from the coding sequence ATGACCACGCTGCGCGTCGCCCTCATCCAGCAGGACACGGTCTGGCAGGACCCGGCGGCGAACCTGGCCCGGGCCCGCGGGTTCGTGGAGGCGGCGGCCCGGGCGGGCGCGCGGGTGGCGGTGTTCCCGGAGCTGTTCACCCTGGGCTTCACCATGGCCCCCGAGCCCTTCGCCGAGCCCCTGCCCGGCCCCACCACGGAGGCCGTGGCTGCGCTCTCCCGCGAGTTCGGGCTCTACCTGGTGGGCTCGGTCGTGGAGGCCCACGTGCCTCATCCGCGCAACGCGGCCTTCGTCACGGCGCCCGACGGCTCGCTGATTGCCGCCTACCGGAAGATCCATCCCTTCTCCTACGGCGAGGAACACGAACACTACAGCGGCGGCGAGGACTGCCCCCTGTTCGCGTTGGACGGGATCCCCTGCGGCCTGCAGATCTGCTACGACCTGCGCTTCCCCGAGCCCTTCCGCGCCCTTGCTGCGAAGGGCGCCGAGGTGGTCTTCATCCCCGCCAACTGGCCCCTGCGCCGCATCGCCGCCTGGTCCACCCTCCTCGCCGCCCGCGCCATCGAGAACCAGATGGCCGTCTGCGGGGTCAACCGCGTGGGCCGCGACGGCGCCGGCCTCGACTACCCCGGCGCTTCGGCTCTGCACGACGCCTTCGGAGAAGTGATCGTGAAGGGAGATGCCACCGAGGGGCTGGTGATCGGGGACATCGACCTGACAGCGCTGAGGGCCTGGCGCGAGCGGTTCCCGGCGCTCAAGGACCGGAGGCCAGAGATTTATTCAGCACTAAAAAGCAAAATCAGCCACAGATGA
- a CDS encoding aldo/keto reductase, with amino-acid sequence MSEQGTTRRDLFKLGAAATAGLIATRLGAVDTEPAALHPAPKAPFNPATAAAMPTRNLGRAGHHVGIFSLGGQAAIEKANNEKVAIPLIERALDLGVNYLDTSARYGGDARWSEQYFGQVMKRRRREAFLATKTHDRTADGSLRILETSLKLLQTDHVDLWQLHAMSTMDDVERVCAKGGALEAFQRARDQKLVRFLGLSGHTDPDVLAEAIRRFPFDTVLMAFNAADTWHLPFKKTLLPLAVEKEMGIIGMKIPARGRILEGVPPPPPDKQRGTAKHDRPGTLTMKEAMRYTLSHPVSTVIIGVDNVAQLEENIRIAGEFLPLNAAQLEALEQKVKPVYGQASWYKRDAPANPSK; translated from the coding sequence ATGTCCGAGCAGGGAACCACCCGACGCGACCTCTTCAAGCTCGGCGCCGCCGCCACGGCGGGACTGATCGCCACGCGGCTGGGGGCTGTGGACACGGAGCCCGCCGCGCTGCACCCCGCCCCGAAGGCGCCCTTCAACCCGGCCACCGCCGCGGCCATGCCCACCCGCAACCTGGGGCGCGCGGGGCATCACGTGGGGATCTTCAGCCTGGGGGGCCAGGCCGCCATCGAGAAGGCGAACAACGAGAAGGTGGCCATCCCGCTCATCGAGCGGGCCCTCGATCTCGGCGTGAACTACCTGGACACCTCGGCACGGTACGGCGGCGACGCCCGCTGGAGCGAGCAGTACTTCGGCCAGGTGATGAAGCGCCGCCGCCGCGAGGCCTTCCTGGCCACCAAGACCCACGACCGCACGGCGGACGGCTCCCTGCGCATTCTCGAGACCTCGCTGAAGCTGCTCCAGACCGACCACGTGGACCTCTGGCAGCTGCACGCCATGAGCACCATGGACGATGTGGAGCGCGTCTGCGCCAAGGGCGGCGCCCTGGAGGCCTTCCAGAGGGCGCGCGACCAGAAGCTGGTGCGCTTCCTGGGCCTCAGCGGCCACACGGATCCCGACGTGCTGGCCGAGGCCATCCGCCGCTTCCCCTTCGACACGGTGCTCATGGCCTTCAACGCCGCCGACACCTGGCACCTGCCCTTCAAGAAGACCCTGCTGCCCCTGGCCGTGGAGAAGGAGATGGGCATCATCGGCATGAAGATCCCCGCCCGGGGCCGCATCCTCGAAGGCGTCCCGCCGCCGCCCCCCGACAAGCAGCGCGGCACCGCGAAGCACGACCGCCCCGGCACCCTCACCATGAAGGAGGCCATGCGCTACACCCTGAGCCACCCCGTGAGCACCGTCATCATCGGCGTGGACAACGTGGCCCAGCTCGAAGAGAACATCCGCATCGCGGGAGAGTTCCTGCCCCTGAACGCGGCCCAGCTGGAGGCGCTGGAACAGAAGGTGAAGCCCGTGTATGGGCAGGCGTCGTGGTACAAGCGGGATGCGCCGGCGAATCCGTCGAAGTGA
- a CDS encoding NAD(P)/FAD-dependent oxidoreductase gives MGTVETAEVVIIGGGIAGLSLAFHLAQAGQGGIVVLEREDQPGTYASGHNAAVARSLTGRDEHTALTVEGCRRLAEAGLLTAGGGLLVSMERGPLDAFEAEAARHGVAVQRGEGIPLPGLKAAEHLAIPGDGVIDIAGLLRACAEGARAGGADLRFGCAVTGLRATEAGFDLDTDRGPLRAKTLAIAAGAWAGELGRLAGSQIPFTPLRRSLVWSGAAHPQQEPWAWWVDRPFYLRPESGGLLMCPCEEVAVPLPPRGRQPDTDPAVLEGLFASLRELAPDLAERPITRYWTGLRTFAPDRRFVLGWDPWNPRLFWSAGLGGHGMTSGLAVGALAAGCYLRKTTAGPLDPARFKD, from the coding sequence ATGGGCACGGTTGAGACGGCAGAGGTGGTGATCATCGGCGGCGGCATCGCCGGACTGAGCCTGGCCTTCCACCTCGCCCAGGCCGGCCAGGGCGGCATCGTCGTCCTGGAGCGGGAGGATCAGCCCGGCACCTACGCCAGCGGCCACAACGCCGCCGTGGCCCGCTCCCTCACGGGCCGCGACGAACACACGGCCCTCACGGTGGAAGGCTGCCGGCGCCTGGCGGAGGCAGGCCTGCTGACCGCGGGCGGGGGGCTCCTGGTGAGCATGGAACGCGGTCCCCTGGACGCCTTCGAGGCCGAAGCGGCCCGCCATGGCGTGGCCGTCCAGCGCGGCGAAGGCATCCCCCTCCCCGGACTGAAGGCGGCGGAGCACCTCGCCATTCCCGGGGACGGCGTCATCGACATCGCGGGCCTGCTGCGCGCCTGCGCCGAGGGCGCCCGGGCCGGAGGCGCGGACCTGCGCTTCGGGTGCGCGGTCACGGGCCTGCGGGCCACGGAGGCAGGCTTCGACCTGGACACGGACCGCGGGCCGCTGCGTGCGAAGACGCTGGCCATCGCCGCGGGGGCCTGGGCGGGCGAGCTGGGCCGCCTGGCCGGATCGCAGATCCCCTTCACCCCCCTGCGGCGCTCCCTGGTGTGGAGCGGCGCCGCCCATCCCCAGCAGGAGCCCTGGGCCTGGTGGGTGGACCGCCCCTTCTACCTGCGCCCGGAGAGCGGCGGCCTGCTCATGTGCCCCTGCGAGGAGGTGGCCGTGCCCCTGCCCCCGCGCGGGCGGCAGCCGGACACCGATCCCGCGGTGCTCGAGGGCCTCTTCGCCAGCCTGCGCGAGCTGGCGCCGGACCTGGCAGAGCGCCCCATCACCCGCTACTGGACCGGCCTGCGCACCTTCGCCCCGGACCGCCGCTTCGTCCTCGGCTGGGATCCCTGGAACCCCCGCCTCTTCTGGTCCGCGGGCCTCGGCGGCCACGGCATGACCAGCGGCCTCGCCGTGGGAGCGCTCGCCGCCGGCTGCTACCTGCGGAAGACCACCGCCGGGCCGCTGGATCCCGCCAGGTTCAAGGACTGA